In Cryptomeria japonica chromosome 1, Sugi_1.0, whole genome shotgun sequence, the sequence ttaaaaaaaaaaaaaaaaaaaattctggagGTTTTGCAGTGCACAGGGTACCGGGCTGACAGTCCAGCCGCCATACGGCGACCGGACCTGTCAGTCCAGCCCCCTGCCGACCTTGGCCCCTAGCCCCTCACCGGCCTCGGCTTCCGGCCCCCGTCGGCCATGCAGCTCCCATCGGCAGCCCCGCCTCCCCGGCCACCCGTGCTCCTCCCGGCTCCGCCGCCGTTATGGCCCCCGCCTACGACGGTCTCCCTGCGGCCGCCGCTTCCTGGCCCTACCACCAGCCCTCCCCTGCCTCCTCTGCCGTTGGAATCCGCCTGGCCTCGCCGCTCAGCTCCCCGGCCCGCCGCCCAACTGTAGCTCAGCCCCGGCCCGCTCTGCTCCCAGGCCACCGCTCCACCCGACCCCCTACTCTGTTGGCCTCCTTGCTGCCCGGCTGCCACTAGAGAACCACCAAGCAGCCACCAGAGCACCACTTCCTGGCCTCCTCCGCCCAAATAAGCCACCAGACCTCTTTTTTGGCATTGTTTCAGGGGGGTTCgattttttggctctatcttgggcatacggagtcattttttcaaaaacgaataggcgtcgaaaagctAGTTCCAAGGCTGACCtcttggtgttggtaatttttcctaatttttctgtttgcttgtttttttttccagtcaaagtgaggtctaatttttgcactccgggagccatagaatgagcattcgACCTCcatttttagaaaactttatattttcggagaGCTGTGTTGTGCACTTTccagccatctaagttttatttccagattctgatccatgcatattttattcaatttttttctcttcagcactctggtggatatcgtggttgtttcaggtcttgggatctcttctctaagtagggtgtctctattttggttcacatttctatttccagtcttcttatcattgtagcttgtatttatgcaaatgcactgagataaagtgctatcatgcattgtttacttggaatcttgcatatcttgtgttttgttgtacatgcactattgatcaagtgccatgagggggttgatgtttgcctattttttgccatcttcctttgtccagtgagtgttccttccatgacattcacctcatgatgatgtgtcttggtacctttcatgttcttggttcttcatcatgcagttgtttttagctatcattttcaatgttcctgtccctctcccacttctgcattatggggaggtttatcctattggttctactgcttccatggttcaattgatcaactcttcaggctttagtgtctcatgccatctatatcttcgatttcagttatttttgccttgtttgcctcctgatttgagtagtgtcatttgagggcactcatgtagattacagtcttctctacctggtcatgttctagttcagtggatgttcttcaaatcagcaattattcttcgacaaagtttgcaagttcttcatgcttcagtgatattctttttcatctctttttggggtagagttttgttcccacgtggttttctctatttctccagttcatagagatttcattgtatttgggtacctgatcaggccttgttgttgggacccatctttattactttcagtagttgttctaggttttagcttctccctaagtctagcttgagggggggtgttagagtattcaagtatttacttgattaattaaacattatttgtttaattatttaagttccctttatctcttttacacttaagctaactttaggtgcatataattaattattttaattaattattatgtgcaaacctaggttttcccttttagggtttcttgacctattaaaggttgagttctttcttttcattgtatgaagaaggattattattgacaatacattttggagattattgagctctcatcttttggagcatatttttcctgtgtattctttccttctgtgatttgcttcattgcttctccttgtaacaggtttttcagcttgcagagattatttgggctcctgtggtgttgtattttctcaactcctataaaaaccatttgtttccaacatTAGTTCATACATTAtaaacatatgcattcatttagaaatcatcatttaaaacatttgtactttacatttgtttatccatattacattcatttttcaccatatagatgcatatctataaaaagaatcattcattcaaagcattgcattaacatcattgcatatcattatctcatccttGCATTAATATAAAATACAAgatactatcataatcatcattttattatgcatacatcatcattatggcattacatacataaagcaatacatcaaacaaatcatgcacacatatataaacctgcattcatatgttagtatccaacatcataaaacatcataaagcatgcatataaacaacatataggaatcatctcataaatgcatacatatacacgtatccatctaagcataaactcataaactcatcattctgcataacatccatacatatcaacatgcatatcataaccaaatatgggatctcctcatatatatcatctcaggTATTAGAGTACAATAAAGTccaaaaaatcggctaccaagagccatccaagacacagtccacaatgacaatatcaaaatacatgcaaaatactctctcagatgccactctgaccagatgtcgcaccaccatcaccacctgctcccccactagtccctgcaccatctaATCTATCTCTttatggaggccccatcaaacccccactagctcctgcaccccctaacctatctcttcgtagaggacccatcacacccccactgctctacaccctctgagaccgctctgatctggcctgccgcatctgtgaatagttCAGTGcttgctgactagctggcaccacctgctcatataatccccgccaatactctatctcagcctgtgcgcatcaaatctccctcatcacctccccagtaggaccctatgctcctactccaacctggactctctcctgcagctccgatAATCTCTCTACCACACTATCCCTCTCTCGTAGCACTACAGTCatctctgactctcgtgcaaatagctacacatctctcgctgccacctccacctccagatCCTCTACCTATTACTTGGTTGTTGTTAGTCGAGTCTGCAAATGTAATAGCATATGATCACGCAGATCACCACCCCTtgtcgctccctcccctgtatccataggtgcctcacttgtagctccctctcccatggctccctcccctctatccattggtatctccctctccatacctcggccacctaatctgactcctctcGACATCAACGATTCCTgtgatatccgcagtggcaatccgcctctccctctccgttgGACTCAACCACCTAAGCCaacacctccaccatctcctcctcctcctcctccacctccaccatcccccctccctcgTCCACCTATAATTGGTCCtcgacctcctcccctcctccatctccatcccctctcctcctcaaaatcaggaatCGGCTCTGTCGGATCTAATATCCGAGGAATcggatgagccgccatatactgtgtatactcctctgATACTCCTACATCTACCACCCTTggtcgtatgtcccatggtctcgcctgaAGCATCCAGAACtctgctaatgcctgatcataaggaagtactggcccccatgcatatctctcttggACCACTCTGGCGTACTCCTTTGATCCCCTCGGCAATCCCTGCTgacgtccaaactgtctcatcactctgcccgacacctgtctctctacatcatagcatgtcctcccaatgaggaattgggtcatgaatacatacggtaacacctctgcatcatcctcccagggctcgcactcaatGTAGGGTCTCCAAATCGCTGCATCTAGATCATCCAAcacccaccgccaccactctaacttccccaggtggggctaactcatcataccgctatacataaacatatagggctagTCAACTGCCCAGAATCTAAGACTCGTTGGTCGCgtaactggtaagtgctcccatgcccatatatgcaACAGCGTCACTCCCACTACCAAGGAGCCTCTCCcatggtacactacctcatgcaactcctgatacatgtgcactAACATGCACGATCCCCAGGCAAATTGAgtcccctctatcatcatctgcTCTATTACCTATCCCCAACCAATGGCCAGACCATGTGATTGTCTATCCGGACATAGTAGCCCTCCCATGATCCCAGACAAAactgctggtaatggctcgtacaaagctgcgatatcctcccaggctatcgaaccgtcatcaatatacacatcctcatcgaagaatctctgcaccgctagagtcccccatgatctatcatatgtgaccaactCACCCCGAATGGGTATATgcaggatgcaccacacatcctccagtgtcacagtcatctccccctatgctaagtgaaacatgcatgtctcactgtgccagcactctgccaaggctgtaatcaaaccgtgattcatccgaatcatggggatatgcatcacatcatacagtACAGTCGCTACAATGCAATCAATCACGGCCTCTGTCAACCAATCATGTAGCCCCTATGTAGTCAGATGTCCCTCACGCAACTATAAGATGCGTAGATCCTCTTGCACGcgtgcatcaatcaatcatcatcaattgttttgtttcaaactttcttaagtttaaacctagactatcaaccgatactttgatcaagtatcttcaggtctcaacatgtaagcaatcatggcacacctagacttcaatagacatttatcctaatgacctaagtctcatcaaggctgctatggttcaaaacaactctcacttcacatccctatccatccatcattggcatcgggagatttttgttcacacaaactagggcatctattttccCAAACAAAAAAGcgttatcttgcaaacaaaatcTCTACTTTCTCGACAATAGCGCTAAtcccctaacaaaagtgctcaaactacaaaagcgctacaaGAACTATGCAATAGCACTGCCTCACATcaaaagcgctcaattgacccctcaaaagcGCTAAACACACAATAGCACTCAAACATGCCTACAATAGCGCTCATATTTTCACAAGCGCTCAAACAATAGCAccatagcgccattgcggcacaaaagcaCTAATTCATTGGACAacagcgccaaaacatagtttcagcgctattgtcctgactcaacttggactcagcaaaaaacatgtcaaaaatacataaaattcaaaatttcaaatttgcataccactggtccatagtccaCTGGCCGCTAGAATCGATGGAATCGCTCAAATCAGTGCTCTGCTACTGGTACCGACATCCTGACTAttgcttgctcctccaaaatgtcactatcagatcTCTAAATTCACTATGGTCGCGGATTCAAATgaccttgttttcacccctttcttcccatataaacccttcgtcatACCCCTAACTTTCCCCagctcaccgccgtggtcctcgtgaacttcctgagcctcccatttctccattttatctccaatttcttctatttttcactagcattgctaacttcttctcctctatcaccttgcccattttcattctttttcgagagattgcccgatttttcaaatAAATTGGcccatttctcgagggggcataccacccattaaatctatattttatggggcatttcttcacacctatttttctttctttgaaacaacgcgataaaccgcaccgtcttaaAGAAGGgctaatgtagtcacataaatctgtccattttaattaaatgaatatttgctatttatttgattaaaaatccactagccatcagttaattaaactaatatttaattaatgcatcttcaaacattctcctattaattaaataaattattcaatttattttaattaattcattaaaccaaattcatcaat encodes:
- the LOC131858470 gene encoding uncharacterized protein LOC131858470, which translates into the protein MPKIEPKNRTPLKQCQKRGLVAYLGGGGQEVVLWWLLGGSLVAAGQQGGQQSRGSGGAVAWEQSGPGLSYSWAAGRGAERRGQADSNGRGGRGGLVVGPGSGGRRETVVGGGHNGGGAGRSTGGRGGGAADGSCMADGGRKPRPVRG